In a genomic window of Phyllostomus discolor isolate MPI-MPIP mPhyDis1 chromosome 5, mPhyDis1.pri.v3, whole genome shotgun sequence:
- the ZNF644 gene encoding zinc finger protein 644 isoform X2: MDDLKINTDITGAKEELLDDSNFISDKESRVHKPKDCQTFQNSNTFTLPEELSKDKSEKALSGGQSTVFIHAGAPTVSSENFILPQGAAVNGPVSHSSLTKTSNMNKGSVSLTSGQPVDQPTTDSCSTSKVAADLQLCTPQKASQHQVLFLLSDVAHKNPPHSIKKLPTSASVGCDIQNSVGSSVKSDSTLINQVEVGEDSEDLLVKDDCVSTLTGISSGTDEFRSENDTNWDPQKEFIQFLITNEETVDKAPVHSKVGLEKKRKRKMDVSKITRYTEDCLSDSNCIPNKSKMLEVDFLEQNEELQAIDSQKYALSKVKPESTDEDLESVDAFQHIIYNPDKCGEDSSPVHTSTFLSNTLKKKCEESDSESPATFSTEEPSFYPCTKCNVNFREKKHLHRHMMYHLDGNSHFRHLNVPRPYACRECGRTFRDRNSLLKHMIIHQERRQKLMEEIRELKELQDEGRSARLQCPQCVFGTNCPKTFVQHAKTHEKDKRYYCCEECNFMAVTENELECHRGIAHGAVVKCPIVSSDVAQRKTQKKSFMKDSVTGSSKKSATYICKMCPFTTSARSILKKHMEYLHSSSCIDSFGSALGLGKKKGNILEEPLGNDSTKPLIKQQSTTFPKNSAVKQDVKRTYGSSSQSNNFSKFHKRPHRIQKARKSIAQSGVVNVCNQNNSHKTVMIKNGIDQKAKYFHQATKEKSNSKANSNYLYRHKYANYRMIKKSDESYPLHFKKEEADSLNSVHLFSSSSNSHTNSFILDSHNSDTKRPETFRDHRRVSIKRVVKESKKENSAGGEDLDSYPDFLHKMTVVVLQKLNSAEKKDSYETEDESSWDNVELSDYTTQAIEDETYNDINQEHVNLFPLFKSKVEGEEPGENTTLSYDQNDGFYFEYYEDAGTNNFLHDIHDPQHLESTETSLTKHSSVFHWTDLSLEKKSCPYCPATFETGVGLSNHVRGHLHRAGLSYEARHVVSPEQIATSDKMQHFKRTGTGTPVKRVRKAIEKSETTSEHTCQLCGGWFDTKIGLSNHVRGHLKRLGKTKWDAHKSPICVLNEMMQNEEKYEKILKALNSRRIIPRPFVAQKLSSSDDFLSQNVIPLEAYRNGLKTEAISVSASEEEGLSFLNEYDETKPELPSGKKNQSLTLIELLKNKRMGEERNSAIFPQKIHNQTARKRFVQKCVLPLNEDSSLMYQPQKMDFTMHSALDCKQKKSRSRSGSKKKMLTLPHGADEVYILRCRFCGLVFRGPLSVQEDWIKHLQRHIVNANLPRTGAGMVEVTSLFKKPASITETSFSLLMAEAAS, translated from the exons ATGGACGATTTGAAGATAAACACCGATATTACTGGTGCTAAAGAAGAACTCCTAGATGACAGCAATTTTATCTCAGATAAAGAAAGTAGAGTTCATAAACCAAAAGATTGTCAGACATTTCAGAATAGTAATACGTTCACTCTGCCTGAAGAACTGTCAAAGGACAAATCTGAAAAAGCCTTAAGTGGAGGCCAGTCTACTGTATTTATACATGCTGGTGCTCCTACTGTTTCTAGTGAAAACTTTATCTTGCCTCAAGGAGCTGCTGTTAATGGACCAGTTTCACACTCCTCCTTAACTAAGACTTCCAATATGAATAAAGGCAGTGTTTCATTAACCTCTGGACAGCCTGTGGATCAGCCAACAACAGACTCTTGTTCAACTTCGAAAGTGGCAGCTGATCTTCAGCTGTGTACACCACAGAAAGCAAGTCAACaccaagttttgtttttgttatcagATGTAGCACATAAGAATCCACCCCATTCCATTAAAAAACTACCTACCTCTGCTTCCGTTGGTTGTGACATTCAGAATTCAGTAGGGAGTAGTGTAAAGTCAGATAGCACTTTAATAAATCAAGTAGAGGTGGGTGAGGATAGTGAAGATTTATTGGTAAAAGATGATTGTGTCAGTACATTAACAGGCATTTCCTCAGGTACAGATGAATTTAGGTCAGAAAATGATACAAACTGGGACCCCCAAAAGGAGTTCATTCAGTTTCTTATAACTAATGAAGAGACAGTGGATAAAGCTCCAGTTCATTCTAAAGTAGgtctagaaaaaaagagaaagcggAAAATGGATGTAAGCAAGATAACTCGTTATACTGAGGATTGTTTGAGTGATTCTAATTGTATACCCAATAAATCAAAGATGCTAGAAGTAGACtttctggaacagaatgaagaactaCAAGCAATAGACTCACAAAAATATGCATTATCAAAAGTGAAGCCTGAATCAACTGATGAAGACTTGGAGTCTGTGGATGCTTttcaacatataatttataatccAGATAAGTGTGGAGAAGACAGTTCCCCTGTTCATACTAGCACTTTTCTTTcaaataccttaaaaaaaaaatgtgaagaaagtgATTCTGAGTCACCCGCTACTTTCAGCACCGAAGAGCCATCATTCTACCCCTGTACAAAGTGCAATGTGAATTTTAGGGAGAAAAAGCACCTCCACAGGCATATGATGTATCATTTAGATGGGAATAGTCACTTTCGCCATCTTAATGTCCCAAGGCCATATGCTTGTAGGGAATGTGGGCGGACATTTAGAGATCGAAACTCACTTCTAAAGCATATGATTATTCATCAAGAAAGAAGGCAGAAATTGATGGAGGAAATTCGTGAGTTGAAAGAACTTCAGGATGAAGGAAGAAGTGCACGATTACAGTGCCCTCAGTGTGTGTTTGGTACCAATTGCCCTAAAACATTTGTGCAACATGCTAAAACccatgaaaaagataaaaggtaCTACTGCTGTGAGGAGTGTAACTTCATGGCAGTAACAGAAAATGAATTGGAATGTCATCGAGGAATTGCCCATGGAGCAGTGGTAAAATGCCCTATTGTCAGTTCTGATGTTGCCCAGAGAAAAACGCAAAAAAAGTCTTTCATGAAAGACTCTGTTACAGGATCATCCAAAAAATCAGCTACCTACATATGTAAAATGTGTCCTTTTACTACATCAGCCAGAAGTATTTTGAAAAAACACATGGAGTACTTGCATTCATCATCATGCATTGATTCATTTGGCAGTGCTCTTGGACTTggtaaaaaaaaaggtaacatcCTTGAAGAACCTCTGGGTAATGATAGCACTAAACCATTAATTAAGCAACAGTCAACAACATTTCCAAAGAACTCTGCTGTAAAACAAGATGTAAAGCGAACATATGGATCATCCTCacaatcaaataatttttcaaaattccatAAGCGGCCACACAGAATACAAAAAGCTCGGAAAAGCATTGCCCAGTCAGGTGTTGTAAACGTGTGCAATCAAAACAATTCTCATAAGACTGTAATGATTAAAAATGGCATTGACCAAAAAGCAAAGTATTTCCatcaagcaacaaaagaaaaatctaattcCAAGGCAAATAGCAACTATTTATATAGACACAAGTATGCAAACTACAGGATGATCAAAAAATCAGATGAATCATATCCTCTACATTTCAAGAAAGAAGAAGCTGATTCATTAAATTCTGTACATCTGTTTTCATCATCAAGTAATTCTCACAccaatagttttattttagacTCTCACAACTCTGACACCAAAAGGCCAGAAACCTTCAGAGACCACAGACGTGTATCTATAAAGAGAGTGGTTAAGGAATCTAAGAAGGAAAATTCTGCTGGAGGAGAAGACTTGGATAGCTATCCAGATTTCTTGCATAAAATGACTGTTGTTGTCTTGCAGAAACTTAATTCTGCTGAAAAGAAAGACAGCTATGAAACAGAAGATGAAAGTTCCTGGGATAATGTTGAGCTAAGTGACTACACTACACAGGCTATAGAAGATGAGACATACAATGATATTAATCAAGAACATGTAAACTTATTCCCtttatttaaaagcaaagtgGAAGGTGAAGAGCCTGGAGAAAATACTACCCTTAGTTATGATCAAAATGAtggcttttattttgaatattatgaGGATGCTGGAACTAATAACTTTTTGCATGACATACATGATCCTCAGCATTTAGAAAGTACAGAAACTTCATTGACAAAGCATAGTTCTGTTTTTCATTGGACTGATTTGTCTCTTGAGAAGAAATCATGTCCTTACTGCCCAGCAACATTTGAAACAGGTGTGGGGTTGTCGAATCATGTCCGGGGACATCTTCACAGAGCAGGATTAAGCTATGAAGCCCGTCATGTTGTATCACCAGAACAAATAGCCACAAGTGACAAAATGCAACATTTCAAAAGAACTGGCACAGGGACACCTGTTAAGCGAGTTAGAAAAG ctaTAGAGAAGTCTGAAACCACTTCTGAACACACTTGTCAGCTCTGTGGTGGTTGGTTTGATACTAAAATTGGATTATCAAATCATGTTAGAGGCCACCTGAAAAGACTTGGAAAGACCAAGTGGGATGCTCACAAATCTCCAATTTGTGTTTTGAATGAGATgatgcaaaatgaagaaaaatatgaaaaaatcttaaaggcaTTGAACAGTCGTCGTATTATTCCCAGACCATTTGTAGCTCAAAAACTTTCGTCAAGTGATGACTTTCTATCTCAAAATGTTATACCTCTTGAAGCATACCGTAATGGCCTAAAGACTGAAGCTATATCAGTGTCTGCATCAGAGGAAGAAGGGCTGAGTTTCCTAAATGAATATGATGAAACCAAACCAGAACTGCCCAGTGGAAAAAAGAACCAGTCTCTTACACTGATAGaactgcttaaaaataaaaggatgggaGAAGAAAGGAATTCTGCTATTTTTCCACAAAAGATCCATAATCAAACTGCAAGAAAGAGATTTGTTCAGAAATGTGTTCTTCCATTAAATGAAGATAGTTCATTAATGTATCAACCACAAAAAATGGACTTCACTATGCATTCAG